The window ACGGCACCAGCACCAGGTGCGCCGAGCTGCTGATCGGCAGATACTCGGTCAGCCCCTGGACGATCCCCAGCACCACCGCCTGAAGCCAGGTCATCGATGCGCCTCCCCATCCCGCAGGATGCGACCCTGCGCCTGTCGGATCACCTGTTCATAAGCTGCCAGGGTGCGGGCGGCGGTCTCCGCCCACCGGAACCGGGCGGCCCGGCGGAGGCCGGCCTCGCGCAGCCGGGTCCGCAGCTCCTCCCGGGACAGCGCCGCCGCCAGCGCCTCCGCCCAGGCCTCCGGTTGGTCCGGGGGAACCCGGAGGCCGGCCTCCCCTACCACTTCCGGCAACGAGGAAGTGTCCGCCACCACCACCGGTGTCCCGCACGCCATCGCCTCCAGGGGAGGAAGCCCAAAGCCTTCATACCGCGAGGGGAAGGCGAACACGGCGGCCGCGCTGTAGAGGGCGGGGAGATCCGCATCCGGCACATAGCCCAGCAAGCGCACCTGGCCCTCCAGCCCCAGATCCCGGAGGGCGCGGAAGATGCCTTCGGTCAACCAGCCCGGCCGCCCGGCCACCACCAGGCCCAGCTCCGGCCAGCGCGCGAGCAGGCTCCGGTAAGCGGCGAAGAGGGTGGGAAGATTCTTGCGCGGCTCCAGGGTCCCCACGTAGAGGATGAATCGCTCCGGCAGGCCGTAGCGGGCGCGGATCGCCGCCACCGCCTCCGGAGGCGCGGGGCGGAACCGCTCGTCCACCCCCTCATAGGTCACCACGATCCGTTCCTCAGGGATCCGATACCAGCGGATGGCATCCCGCCGGGTGCACTCGGAGACCGCGAGGATGAGATCCGCCCGGCGCAGGAAGCGAGGCATCATCAAGGTCAGGAACCAGCGGTTGAGGGGCATGTGGGTTTCCGGGTAAAGGCGGAAGATCAGATCATGCAATGTGAAGACCGAAGGGATAGCTCGAAAGGGAGGGAGGAGGTGATCCGTGGCGTGGAAGAGCGCGGCGGGCGCCATGATGGCGTCCATCGGGCGCCGGAAGAAGTGGGCCAGCATCACCTGCAGGCGCCACGGCTTCGCGGGCAGCGGGCTCCGGCGGGCCGGCAGCGCGTCGAGCGGATAGAAGACATCAGCCCGGCCGGCGTGATGGTAGAAGACCGCCAGGCGGCCCGGCAAAAGGGGGATCAGGGCTTTCACCAGCTCCGCGGCGTAACGTCCCAGCCCGGCCCGGTGGTGGACCGCGGGCGAGACATCGACGACGATGAAGGTCATCCCCCGTTCTCCTCCAGCATCGCCCGGATGCGGGCGATGATCATATCCAGGGCCACCGTGTTGAAGCCCCCCTCCGGGATGATGATGTCGGCGTAGCGCTTGCTGGGCTCCACGAACTCCAGGTGCATCGGGCGCACGGTGGAGAGATACTGCTGGATGACCGACTCCAGGGTCCTCCCCCGCTCGGCCAGGTCCCGCTGCAGGCGCCGGATGAACCGGATGTCGGGATCGGCGTCCACGTAGATCTTGATGTCGAAGAGATCCCGCAGCGCCTTCTCGACGAAGACCAGGATGCCCTCCACCAGGATCACCGGGCGCGGCTCCACGCGGCGGGTGT is drawn from Thermoflexus hugenholtzii and contains these coding sequences:
- a CDS encoding glycosyltransferase family 1 protein, giving the protein MTFIVVDVSPAVHHRAGLGRYAAELVKALIPLLPGRLAVFYHHAGRADVFYPLDALPARRSPLPAKPWRLQVMLAHFFRRPMDAIMAPAALFHATDHLLPPFRAIPSVFTLHDLIFRLYPETHMPLNRWFLTLMMPRFLRRADLILAVSECTRRDAIRWYRIPEERIVVTYEGVDERFRPAPPEAVAAIRARYGLPERFILYVGTLEPRKNLPTLFAAYRSLLARWPELGLVVAGRPGWLTEGIFRALRDLGLEGQVRLLGYVPDADLPALYSAAAVFAFPSRYEGFGLPPLEAMACGTPVVVADTSSLPEVVGEAGLRVPPDQPEAWAEALAAALSREELRTRLREAGLRRAARFRWAETAARTLAAYEQVIRQAQGRILRDGEAHR
- the udk gene encoding uridine kinase translates to MRKRPVVIGIAGGTGSGKTTVAEAIVRRIGPERIALIQQDSYYKDQSHLPMEERVRINYDHPDSIDTVLLIRHLQELIAGRPVEVPIYDFTTYTRTPHTRRVEPRPVILVEGILVFVEKALRDLFDIKIYVDADPDIRFIRRLQRDLAERGRTLESVIQQYLSTVRPMHLEFVEPSKRYADIIIPEGGFNTVALDMIIARIRAMLEENGG